The following is a genomic window from Flavobacteriales bacterium.
CACGTCGCGGGTGACGGACTTCACACGGCCGCCCAGCTCGAGCACGGCGACGGCCAGGGTCGCTGCATCGCCGCGCAGCAGCAGGTCCACTTCAGCGCCGGGGCGATGAGGCTGACGCAGGTGGTGCTCCAACTGAAGGCCGAAGGGCTGGGGACGCTGGGCGGACGCCGCCATGGCGAGGACCGCGGAGAGAAGCAGGACGAACGGAAAGCGCATGCACAAAGCTACACCGGCCGCAAGGCCAGCATGGCCGCATGATCGGGCAACGCGGACAGGAAACGAACAGCCCCTGTTGATCGATCGATGTGGCAGGCGAAGTGGGTGCGGCCGTTGGTGACCAGCAGCACGGGCACCTGGAAGACGGTGTTGTAGCGGGCGGCCTGGTCGAAGGTGGCCTGGCGGATGGGCACGGACGGGGCCTTGCATTCCACCACGGCCAGCGGCGCACCATCCGGGGCGTGAACGACGATGTCGGCGCGCCGGGGCATGCCGTGGAGCACCAGGCCGCGTTCCACGATGATGAGGCCGGCGGGGCAGTGCAGGTCGTGGATCAGATGGTTGAGGAAGTGCTGCCGCACCCACTCCTCGGGCGTGAGGGCCACCCACAAGCGCCGCAACGGGTCGAAGACCTGGGGACCCTGCGGGCCTTGTTTAGTTTTGACGCCGTGGTCCGGCAGATCGAGCCCGATCATCTTCACCTGACCCCACAAAAGTGCGCACCAAGCAGGAGATCGTCGAGAACTGGCTGCCCCGCTACACCGGGGTGGAGCTGGCGGAGTTCAAGCCTTACGTGCTGCTGACCAACTTCGGCAACTACCTGGAGATCTTCTGCCGGCAGACGGGCGCCGAGCTGCGCGGGCAGGGCCGCCCCATGCAGGTGGCCGTGGCCGAGGACATGGTGATGATCAACTTCGGCATGGGCAGCCCCACGGCGGCCACGGTGATGGACCTGCTAACGGCGATCAGCCCCAAGGCGGTGCTCTTCCTGGGCAAGTGCGGGGGCCTGAAGCGCAAGAACGAACTGGGTGACCTGATCCTGCCCATCGCGGCCATCCGCGGCGAGGGCACCAGCAACGACTACATGCCGCCGGAGGTGCCGGCCCTGCCCAGCTTCATGATCCACCGGGCGGTGAGCGGCGTGATCCGCGACATGGACCTCGACTACTGGAGCGGCACGGTGTACACCACCAACCGCAGGGTGTGGGAGCACGACGAGGCCTTCAAGGAGCGCCTGCGGGTGGACCGCTGCATGGCGATCGACATGGAGACGGCCACCGTCTTCATCACGGGTTTCGCCAACGGCATCCCCACCGGGGCGCTGCTGCTGGTGAGCGACCAGCCGATGGTGCCCGAGGGGGTGAAGACCAGCACGAGCGACGCCAAGGTGACCGCGGGCTTCGCGGAGACGCATGTGAAGGTGGGCGTCCTGAGCCTGCGCGACATCATCAACGAGGGACGCTCGGTGAAACACCTGCGCTTCGAATGAGCGTGCTGGACGGCTTCAAGAAGGTGATGGCCGAGGTCCGCTCGGGCAGCTTCCGTCCGGTGTACCTGCTGCATGGCGAGGAACCCTTCTTCATCGACCGCGTGGCCGGGGAGATCGAGCGCTCGGCGGTGGAGGAGCATGCGCGCGATTTCGACCTGTCGGTGCTGTACGCGCGGGATTGCGACGCGGACCAGGTGAAGGACAGCTGCCTGCGCTACCCCATGATGGGCGAACGGCAGCTGGTGGTGCTGCGCGAGGCCCAGGGCTGGCGGATCGAGATGCTGGAGAAGCTGGAACCCTACGTGCTGAAGCCCACGCCCACCACGGTGCTGGTGATCTGCTACAAGAACAAGAAGGTGGACGGGCGCAAGAGCTTCGTGAAGAGCGTGGCCAAGCACGGGGTGGTGTTCACCAGCGACCGCCTGAAGGACGAGCAGCTGCCCGACTGGGTGCAGCGCTACGTGACGCACCACAAACGCCGCATCGCCCCCCGCGAGGCCCAGCTGCTGGCCGACCACCTGGGCGCCGACCTGGGCAAGGTGACCATGGAGGTGGAGAAGCTGTGCCTGGTGACCGAGGAGGGCGGCAGCATCACGGCGGACATCGTCCAGCGCTACGTGGGCATCAGCAAGGACCACAACATCTTCGAGCTGCAGAAGGCCATCGGCGCCCGGGACCGGGTGAAGGCCCTGGCCATCGCGCGGTACTATGGCCAGGACGCGAAGGGGCATCCCCTGCCGGTGACGGTGGCCAGCCTGCACGGCTACTTCACCAAGCTGGTGCTGATGCACACCCTGGGCGACCGTCCGGCGAACGAGCTGGCCTCGCTGGCCAAGGTGCCGCCGTTCTTCCTGAACGAATACCGCACGGCGGCCCGCAACTACAGCCTGGACCATCTGCTGCGGGCCCAGCACCTGCTGCGCAACTGCGACCTGGCCAGCAAGGGCCTTGGCGGTGGAGGTGCCGATGAGGGCGAGCTGCTCACCGAGCTGCTGGCCCAGGTGATCGACCGGTAAGGCGCCGTTCCTCAAGCCGCCGCCACCGTCCACCCCCGGGCCCCAGCGCGACCGGACGATCCCGTTACCTTCGCCACCCTTCCCGCAAAGGGCATCTCGCATGATCCGTCGCCTCTCGTGGCTCCTGGTGGCCACCCTCCTCCCCGCCTCCCTCCTGCTCGCCCAGAACACCAGCACCATCCGGGGCTTCGTGTACGACCAGGACAACGGCGAACCGGTGATCTTCACCAACGTGATCCTCCGGGGCAAGAGCCTGGGCGCCGCCACGGACGTCAACGGCTACTTCTCCATCAGCCGCATCCCGTCGGGCGACTACACCCTGATGGTGACCTCCCTGGGCTACGACACGCTCACCAAGTCCGTGAGCCTGGCCGCCGGGCAGATCCTCACCGAGAAGCTCTTCGTGGTGAAGACCAAGGTGGAGCTGAAGACCTTCACGGTGACGGCCGAGAAGACCGAGGCGCAGACGCAGGTGCGCATGAGCGTCACCAAGCTGGACCCCAAGCAGATCGACCGCATCCCGGCCATCGGCGGCGAGGCCGACCTGGCGCAATACCTGCAGGTGGTGCCGGGGGTGATCTTCACGGGTGACCAGGGCGGGCAGCTGTATGTGCGCGGCGGCTCGCCGATCATGAACAAGGTGATGCTGGACGGCATGGTGCTGTACAACCCCTTCCACAGCATCGGCCTGTTCAGCGTGTTCGACAACGACATCATCCGCAACGCGGACATCTACACGGCGGGCTTCAACGCCGAGCACGGCGGGCGGGTGAGCAGCGTGATGGACGTCACCACCCGCGACGGCAACAAGACGCGCCTGGCGGGCAAGGTGGGCGCCAGCACCTTCGCCGGCAAGCTGATGCTGGAGGGCCCGATGAAAAAGCAGAGCAAGCCGGGCTCGGGGTCCAGCTCCTTCCTGCTGAACGCGCGCCACAGCTACCTGGACCAGAGCAGCAAGGCCCTGTACACCTTCGTGGACACGGCGGGCCTGCCGTTCACCTTCACGGACCTGTACGGCAAGGTGAGCTTCAACGGGGCCAACGGCAGCAAGTTCAACCTGTTCGGCTTCAACTTCCGCGACGGGGTGAAGTACCGCCAGGTGAGCGACCTGACCTGGAACAACTGGGGCGCGGGGACCAACTTCGTGCTGGTGCCGGCAGGCAGCGCGGTGCTGATCGACGGGGTGTTCAGCTTCAGCAACTACCGGATCGAGATGCGAGAGGGCGCCCTGCCGGCCCGCAGCAGCGAGATCAGCGGCTTCAACGGAGGCCTGAACTTCAAGTACTTCATCCGCGACGATGAGATCAAGTACGGCATCGAGCTGCTGGGCTTCCGCACCGACTTCAGTTTCTTCAACAGCACCGGCCTCAACATCGTGCAGACGCAGAACACGAGCGAATTGGCGGCCTATGCGAGCTACAAGAAGAAGCTGGGCAAGTTCATCATCGACCCGGGCCTGCGCGTGCAGTACTATGCCTCGTTGAGCGTGATCAACCTGGAGCCCCGGATGGGCCTGAAGTGGAACATCACCGACGACCTGCGCTTCAAGGCCGCCGCCGGCCGCTACAGCCAGAACCTCGTGGCCGCCAACAGCGACCGCGACGTGGTGAACCTCTTCTACGGCTTCCTGAGCAGCCCGGAGAACCTGTCCGACACCTTCACCGAGGAGGACGGCAGCACCCGCGAGATCAAGGACCCGCTGCAGCGCGCGAACCACTATGTGGCCGGCTTCGAAGTGGACATCACCCCCGAGCTCACCGCCAACATCGAAGGCTACCTGAAGGACTTCCGCCAGGTGACCAACCTCAACCGCGACAAGGTGTTCGAGGACAACCCCGACTTCGCCGACAAGCCGGACGAGCTGAAGAAGGACTTCGTGGTGGAGACGGGCAAGGCGTACGGGGGCGACATCCTGCTGAAGTACGAGCACGAGAAGCTCTACCTGTGGGCGGTGTACAGCCTCACCTACGTGGACCGCTGGACCGGGCGTTACTCCTACAACCCCATCTGGGACCGCCGGCACAACGTGAACCTGGTGGCCAGCTACACCTTCGGGCGGCACGATGCCTGGAAGGTCAATGCCCGCTGGAACTACGGCAGCGGCTTCCCCTTCACGCAGACCCAGGGCTACATCGAGGGCAACCCCTTCGGCAGCGGCATCGGCACGGACTACACCTTCAGCAACGGCGAGCTGATCCTGCTCTATGGTCCGCTGAACCAGGGCCGCCTGCCCGACTACCATCGTCTGGACCTGGGGGTGACGAAAACGTGGCGCCTGAGCGACCGCAGTGCGATCGAACTCGACCTGAGCGTGACGAACGCCTATGACCGGGACAACATCTTCTACTACGACCGGGTGCGCGCCCGGCGGGTGGACCAGCTACCGGTGCTGCCGAGCGCGGGCCTGAGCTGGAGCTTCTAGCGGGAACTCAGCCGCGAGCCAAAGGCCGCAGGCCTCAAGCCACAGGCCGCGAGCCGCAGGCCACCAGCCACAGGCCTCAAGCCGCAGGCTACCAGCCACAGGCCACCAGCCACAGGCCACCAGCCACAGGCCTCAAGCCGCAGGCTACCAGCCACAGGCCTCAAGCCGCAGGCCACCAGCCGCAGGCCACCAGCCGCAGGCCACCAGCCGGAAGCCACGGGCCGCCAGCCACCAGCCACAGGCCGCTCACAACTGCCGGAGGCCGGAGGCTGGAGGCTTGAAGCTGGAGGCTGTAGGCTGGAAGCTGGAAGCTGGAAGCTGGAAGCTGGAAGCTAGAGGCTGGAGGCTGGAGGCTGGAGGCTGGAGGCTGGAGGCTGGAGGCTGGAGGCTGGAGGCTGAAAGCCCAACGTCGCTGCTCAGGGCGTGAACTTCTTGATGAAGGCCATGAGCTTGATCTGATGATGTTCGATGAGCATCAGCAGCTCTTCCACCTTCTCCTTGGGTGCCCATGGACGCCTCTGCAGCACCAGGGTCTGCGTTTCAAGTTCGAACGACGACCCCAAGGCGATCTCCATGAACCGGAGCTTGTCCTTTTCAGTCCGTCTTGAACTGCCTTCGGCGATATTGGATGTGATGGAAATAGCGGCCCTCGTAGACTGTCCCTTGAGTTCGGCGACCTTGGAATAGGGCAGGTCCTCGTAAAGGTCGAAGACGACGTCAATGATGTCCATGCCGAGCTGCCAAACCTCGAGTTTCTTGAAGTTCTTCATGATGTGGGCGGTATTTCCCGAATCTCGGCGATCCCCAGAAAAGGACCGCGCAGGCCACCAGCCGCAAGCCACAGGCCGCGAGCCGCAGGCCACCAGCCGCAGGCCACCAGCCGCAGGCCACCAGCCGCAAGCCACAGGCCGCGAGCCGCAGGCCACCAGCCACAGGCCACGAGCCGCAAGCCCCCCGACGGCGGCCACCCGCCGCAGGCCACGGGCCGCAAGCCACAGGCCACCAGCCACAGGCCACGAGCCGCAAGCCCCCCGCCGCCGGCCACCCGCCGCAGGCCACGGGCCGCAAGCCGCAGGCCTCAAGCCACAAGCCGCTCACAACTGCCGGACGCTGGAGGCTGGAGGCCGGAAGCTGGAGGCTGGAGGCCGGAAGCTGGAGGCTGGAGGCTTGAGGCTGGAGGCTTGAGGCTGGAGGCTGGAGGCTGGAGGCTGGAGGCTGGAGGCTGGAAGCTGGAAGCTGGAGGCTGGAAGCTGGAGGCCGGAAGCTGGAGGCTAGAAGCTGGAAGCTGGAAGCTGGAAGCTGGAAGCTGGAAGCTAGAGGCTGGAGGCAGGAAGCTGGAAGCCATCACCCCATTTTGTGCATGCCTGATCCCCGATAGCCGACCTGCGCCGCCGCCGCCTATCTTTACACCCCGTGATCGCCGATCCATCATCGGTGCGGTCCAAGAGGCGATGACGGGTTCCACCAAGTACATCTTCGTCACCGGCGGGGTGACCTCCAGCCTGGGCAAGGGCATCATCAGTGCCAGCCTGGCCAAGCTGCTGCAGGCGCGCGGCTTCACGGTCACCATCCAGAAGCTGGACCCGTACATCAACGTGGACCCCGGCACGCTGAACCCGTACGAGCACGGGGAGTGCTTCGTGACGGAGGACGGCGCCGAGACCGACCTGGACCTGGGCCACTACGAGCGCTTCCTCGACGTGCCCACGACCAAGGCGAACAACGTCACCACGGGCCGCATCTACCAGAACGTCATCAACAAGGAGCGCCAGGGCGAGTACCTGGGCAAGACGGTGCAGGTCATCCCGCACATCACCGACGAGATCAAGCGGCACATCCAGGCACTGGGGCGCCGCGGCATCTACGACTTCGTGATCACCGAGGTGGGCGGCACGGTGGGCGACATCGAGAGCCTGCCCTACGTGGAGGCCATCCGCCAGCTGAAGTGGGAGAAGGGCCGCGACTGCCTGGTGGTGCACCTCACCCTGCTGCCCTTCCTGCACACCACCGGCGAGCTGAAGACCAAGCCCACCCAGCACAGTGTGAAGGAACTGCTGAGCCTGGGCGTGCAGCCGGACGTGCTGGTGTGCCGCACCGAGCACCCCATGCAGAAGGGCATGAAGGACAAGATCGCCCTGTTCTGCAACGTGGACGCCCGGGCCGTGATCGAGAGCCGCGACGCGGACACCATCTACGATGTGCCCCTGCTGATGCTGGAGGAGAAGCTGGACGAGGTGGTGCTGCAGCGCCTGGGCGTCACCACCTATCCGGACGCCGACCTCACGGCCTGGAAGGACTTCCTGCGCCGCTACAAGGAGCCGAAGGGCGAGGTGCACATCGGCCTCGTGGGCAAGTACGTGGAGCTGAAGGACGCCTACAAGAGCATCAAGGAAGCGCTGGAGCACGCGGGCGCCGAGAGCGAGACCAAGGTGCACATCAAGTGGGTGCACAGCGAGAAGCTCACCGCCAAGAACGTGGTGAAGCAGCTCGGCGGCCTCAGCGGCATCCTGGTGGCGCCGGGCTTCGGGCACCGGGGCATTGAGGGCAAGATCGAGGCCATCCGCTTCGCCCGCGAGAACCAGGTGCCCTTCCTGGGCATCTGCCTGGGCATGCAGTGCGCCGTGATCGAGTTCGCCCGCCACGTGCTGGGCCAGTCCGACGCCAACAGCACCGAGATGAACGCGGACACCACCCATCCGGTGATCGCGATGATGGAGGAGCAGAAGGCCATCGTGAACAAGGGCGGCACCATGCGTCTGGGCGCCTATCCCTGCGCGGTGAGCGAAGGCACCCTGGCGGCCCGCATCTACCGGAAGAAGCAGGTGAGCGAACGGCACCGCCACCGCTACGAGTTCAACAACGCCTACCTCGATGCGTTCCGCGAGGCCGGCATGCTGGCCACCGGGATGAACCCGCAGGGCAAGCTGGTGGAGATCGTGGAACTGAAGGACCACCCCTGGTTCGTGGGCGTGCAGTTCCACCCCGAATACCGCAGCACGGTGGCCAAGCCGCACCCGCTGTTCGTGGCCTTCGTGCAAGCGGCGGTGAAGGAGGGCTTCAAGGCGACGGAGCGGACGGAAGCGTAGGAGGTTCCCATATGCTCATCCCGCTGAGGCGGGACAAGTCGTGGGCATGTGCCCATGTGCGCATGGCAAGTGGTATTGGGAATGGGCACATGAGCACATGGTGGGGCGGAACGCGCGCGGTCAAGAGGGCTCATGAGCACATGGAGCGTTGGGCCGTGCGTGGGCGCATGCCCACTTGGGCTCGTGGTGCGACGGGCCGCGCGCGGACAGATGCCCACACGGCTTACTGGCCCACCCCAAATGACTTTTCAACCGACCCAGGTCATTCCGCAGCTGCGGACTACCTTTCGGGAAACCCGTTCATCATGCAACGCCCACGACCCCGTCGCTGAAGCTGAACTGGATGGTCATGTTGTTCAGCGCGCTCCTCATCCATCAGAGCGATCACTGCACGGCGCAGTACACCGTGTACAACACGACGAGTGACTCATGGGATGTGGCCATCAAGTATGATGGTGGCAACCAATCGTCCATCACCACCTGTGCACCGGGCATGACCTTGATCACCACCGTCTTTGACATCATCGAGGTGAGGGTCTTTTGCTTCGGAGACCCGAACGATCCGGTTCAGCACGTCAAGGATGAATGCACAGGCCGGATCTTCGCCTCAGGGTATACAAGCTGTACGGGATATGAGGTCGGGGTCGACTTCAGCCACTGCCTCGACCCGGGTTGCCAGTATTTCACATGTGATGACCGGGAGTGCACGATCTTCATTCCGTGATCATGCGGTGCACAACGCTTGTCACGCTCGTGCTCTCCTTGTTGGCGCCTGAGCGCACGCATGGTCAATCCGCTGTGGACCACCGGTGGGACCATTGGACCTGGGGCGAGAACAACGGCTGGCACTTCGTGAACGATACCGTGACCTCTTTGGCCGGAAGTCCCATGCCGCTCAGTTACCGATCCGTGAGCTTATCGGACCCCGTTCACGGCACGTTGCTCTTCTATGGAGACCTGGTGACCATATGGAATGCCGATCACCAGCCTTTCCCCAGTGGTTTGGGATCGTTCGGCAGCCTGGGCAGCTCGCCACGTGTGATCACCTTCATGGCCGAGCCGGAAAAGCACGTCCTGATCTTTTTTGCCGAGGGGATCGGTGCACCGGACGGTGGGCTCTGGACAGCCACCGTGGACATGGGTTTGGCGAACGGGCTGGGCGACCTTGTTGCGCCTGCGGTCCTGGTAACGCCGGAACGAGGCTTGAAATGGTGCCCCATACCTGCGATCACGACCGATACGACATGGGTGCTGGCGAATGAGCCATCCACGGGTTCGTACTATGCCTACCCCTGGACCGTGAACGGGCCTGGCCCACCCGTTCTGGCCTATCAGGGTGTGGAGCCATCGGGGGTCAGCCATCTGCTGAAGACCGACCGTAGTGGCACGCGGGTGGCCACCAACACGCACTACGACCAACGTCTCGACCTTTTCCGATTCGACCGGTTCACCGGCCTGCTCTCGGACACTCTGACCATTTGGATGTCCGACGTGGTGACCATCGTGGGCATCGAGTTCTCACCCTCTGGAGAACTCCTCTATGTGGCGGTCAATTACTCCATTTCGCCGCGGATCACTGACGTGCTGCAGTTCGACCTGTCCGAATGGGAACATGCCGCCGTGAACGCTTCACGCCTGTCCTTGGCCGACACGGTTCCGGAAGAGCAACCGGCCGGAAAGGTCCAACTGGGGCCCGATGACCGGATCTATGTGGGTCGCGGCCATCTGGACAGCACGCGGCTTGCGGTGATCATGGAACCGGACGTGGTCGGACCGGCGTGCGATTATCGGCCGAACGCCGTACCGCTTTCGGCAGATCGGACGATCGGGTTCGATGTGTTGAACCTACCCACGCTCCACTGGCCGATCCCTGTTCAAGGCGTCGGCCATGCAGAACTCGACGGATCGAGGCCGGAGCTCCTGAGCGTGAAGCCGAATCCGGCCACGGACCAGGTCCACATCACCATCCCGGGATCGTGGAGGCTAGGGGGCGTTCTGCGGTTGTTCGACGCACTGGGTGCGCTCCGCCGCGAGACGGCGGTAGAGGCGGATGGAACGATCTTGCTCCATCGGGAAAACCTGGGTGATGGTGTCTATACGCTGTGTGTGGAGTACCCGGTCGGGAGCCCTGGGTTCGCGAAACTGGTGTTCGTCAACGAACCGTAGACCCCACGTCGGGCGCTGGCTTCAAGCGGTCAACGAACATTAGCGCATGTGGCCCAATGCGCATGGCACGGCGCGCGGATGCATGGTCGCATGGTCGGATGGCCACATGAGCACATGACCGCTCCCCCCTCCCGGCTATCTTTGCCGCCCCGCGAACGGCACCCCTTGCGCCCGCCGCCCCTTGATGGACCGCAATTCGATCATCGGTTTCGCCCTCATCGCCGCCATCCTCATCGGCTACACGGTGTGGACGGCCCCCAGCAGTGAGGAGCTGGCCCGCGCGCAGCGCGAGCAGGACAGCCTGGCGCAGCTCGAACTGGAGAAGAAGGCCGCCGAGGCCGAGCAGGCCGCCCGCATCGAGCCGGTGGTGCCCCCGGTGGACGCCCTGCTGGCCGCCGTGCCCGACAGCCTGCGCGACAGCGTGAACGTGGACAGCCTGCGCGATCGGGCCCTGGTGCAGCGCTACGGCATCTTCCACCCCGCGGTGAGCGGCCCCACCGAGCAGGTGCTGATCGAGAACGACAAGCTGCAGATCGGCATCAACACCCACGGGGGGCGTCCGGAGGTGATCCGCCTGAAGGACTACCGCACCTACGCCGGGCAGCCGCTGCTGTTGCAGGACCCCGACACGGGCAGCTACGGTTACCGCTTCTTCCTGGGCAACCTGGACCTGAGCACCGCCGACCTGCACTTCACCCCGCGCCAGCTGGGGCCCGGGGCCGTGGAACTGAAGGCCGCCACCACCGACCCGGGCAAGTACCTGGTGCTCACCTACCGGCTGGACAGCGCCGGCCACTTCCTGCACACCGACCTGAAGCTCGTGGGCCTGGAGCAGGAGGTGGACCCCGCCAGCCTGTTCTTCCAGTGGGACCTGTACGGCCAGCCGCACGAGAAGCACCTGCCCTCCGAGCGGCAGAAGAGCAGCATCTACTACAAGTACTTCAACGACGACCGCGACTACCTCAGCGAGACCGAGGAGGAGGACGCCGCCACGCTGCAGGGGCGCACCCACTGGGTGGCCTTCAAGCAGGACTTCTTCACCGTGGCCCTGGTGAGCGACAAGGGCTTCAGCGGCAGCGGCTCGGAGGTCGCCGTGGCGTGGACCGAGGCGGACACCGCCTACAACAAGCGCTACCACGCCAAGCTCTTC
Proteins encoded in this region:
- a CDS encoding type I restriction enzyme HsdR N-terminal domain-containing protein produces the protein MIGLDLPDHGVKTKQGPQGPQVFDPLRRLWVALTPEEWVRQHFLNHLIHDLHCPAGLIIVERGLVLHGMPRRADIVVHAPDGAPLAVVECKAPSVPIRQATFDQAARYNTVFQVPVLLVTNGRTHFACHIDRSTGAVRFLSALPDHAAMLALRPV
- a CDS encoding AMP nucleosidase, with the protein product MRTKQEIVENWLPRYTGVELAEFKPYVLLTNFGNYLEIFCRQTGAELRGQGRPMQVAVAEDMVMINFGMGSPTAATVMDLLTAISPKAVLFLGKCGGLKRKNELGDLILPIAAIRGEGTSNDYMPPEVPALPSFMIHRAVSGVIRDMDLDYWSGTVYTTNRRVWEHDEAFKERLRVDRCMAIDMETATVFITGFANGIPTGALLLVSDQPMVPEGVKTSTSDAKVTAGFAETHVKVGVLSLRDIINEGRSVKHLRFE
- the holA gene encoding DNA polymerase III subunit delta, whose protein sequence is MSVLDGFKKVMAEVRSGSFRPVYLLHGEEPFFIDRVAGEIERSAVEEHARDFDLSVLYARDCDADQVKDSCLRYPMMGERQLVVLREAQGWRIEMLEKLEPYVLKPTPTTVLVICYKNKKVDGRKSFVKSVAKHGVVFTSDRLKDEQLPDWVQRYVTHHKRRIAPREAQLLADHLGADLGKVTMEVEKLCLVTEEGGSITADIVQRYVGISKDHNIFELQKAIGARDRVKALAIARYYGQDAKGHPLPVTVASLHGYFTKLVLMHTLGDRPANELASLAKVPPFFLNEYRTAARNYSLDHLLRAQHLLRNCDLASKGLGGGGADEGELLTELLAQVIDR
- a CDS encoding TonB-dependent receptor, with amino-acid sequence MIRRLSWLLVATLLPASLLLAQNTSTIRGFVYDQDNGEPVIFTNVILRGKSLGAATDVNGYFSISRIPSGDYTLMVTSLGYDTLTKSVSLAAGQILTEKLFVVKTKVELKTFTVTAEKTEAQTQVRMSVTKLDPKQIDRIPAIGGEADLAQYLQVVPGVIFTGDQGGQLYVRGGSPIMNKVMLDGMVLYNPFHSIGLFSVFDNDIIRNADIYTAGFNAEHGGRVSSVMDVTTRDGNKTRLAGKVGASTFAGKLMLEGPMKKQSKPGSGSSSFLLNARHSYLDQSSKALYTFVDTAGLPFTFTDLYGKVSFNGANGSKFNLFGFNFRDGVKYRQVSDLTWNNWGAGTNFVLVPAGSAVLIDGVFSFSNYRIEMREGALPARSSEISGFNGGLNFKYFIRDDEIKYGIELLGFRTDFSFFNSTGLNIVQTQNTSELAAYASYKKKLGKFIIDPGLRVQYYASLSVINLEPRMGLKWNITDDLRFKAAAGRYSQNLVAANSDRDVVNLFYGFLSSPENLSDTFTEEDGSTREIKDPLQRANHYVAGFEVDITPELTANIEGYLKDFRQVTNLNRDKVFEDNPDFADKPDELKKDFVVETGKAYGGDILLKYEHEKLYLWAVYSLTYVDRWTGRYSYNPIWDRRHNVNLVASYTFGRHDAWKVNARWNYGSGFPFTQTQGYIEGNPFGSGIGTDYTFSNGELILLYGPLNQGRLPDYHRLDLGVTKTWRLSDRSAIELDLSVTNAYDRDNIFYYDRVRARRVDQLPVLPSAGLSWSF
- a CDS encoding four helix bundle protein — encoded protein: MAAVGGLAARGLWLVACGSRPVACGWWPAAGGLRLVACGSRPVACGWWPARSFSGDRRDSGNTAHIMKNFKKLEVWQLGMDIIDVVFDLYEDLPYSKVAELKGQSTRAAISITSNIAEGSSRRTEKDKLRFMEIALGSSFELETQTLVLQRRPWAPKEKVEELLMLIEHHQIKLMAFIKKFTP
- a CDS encoding CTP synthase, which encodes MTGSTKYIFVTGGVTSSLGKGIISASLAKLLQARGFTVTIQKLDPYINVDPGTLNPYEHGECFVTEDGAETDLDLGHYERFLDVPTTKANNVTTGRIYQNVINKERQGEYLGKTVQVIPHITDEIKRHIQALGRRGIYDFVITEVGGTVGDIESLPYVEAIRQLKWEKGRDCLVVHLTLLPFLHTTGELKTKPTQHSVKELLSLGVQPDVLVCRTEHPMQKGMKDKIALFCNVDARAVIESRDADTIYDVPLLMLEEKLDEVVLQRLGVTTYPDADLTAWKDFLRRYKEPKGEVHIGLVGKYVELKDAYKSIKEALEHAGAESETKVHIKWVHSEKLTAKNVVKQLGGLSGILVAPGFGHRGIEGKIEAIRFARENQVPFLGICLGMQCAVIEFARHVLGQSDANSTEMNADTTHPVIAMMEEQKAIVNKGGTMRLGAYPCAVSEGTLAARIYRKKQVSERHRHRYEFNNAYLDAFREAGMLATGMNPQGKLVEIVELKDHPWFVGVQFHPEYRSTVAKPHPLFVAFVQAAVKEGFKATERTEA
- the yidC gene encoding membrane protein insertase YidC; translation: MDRNSIIGFALIAAILIGYTVWTAPSSEELARAQREQDSLAQLELEKKAAEAEQAARIEPVVPPVDALLAAVPDSLRDSVNVDSLRDRALVQRYGIFHPAVSGPTEQVLIENDKLQIGINTHGGRPEVIRLKDYRTYAGQPLLLQDPDTGSYGYRFFLGNLDLSTADLHFTPRQLGPGAVELKAATTDPGKYLVLTYRLDSAGHFLHTDLKLVGLEQEVDPASLFFQWDLYGQPHEKHLPSERQKSSIYYKYFNDDRDYLSETEEEDAATLQGRTHWVAFKQDFFTVALVSDKGFSGSGSEVAVAWTEADTAYNKRYHAKLFFDQGRAATVELPMRLYLGPNHYNTLRRTGIDQFDRIIDLGWGIFGWMNRWLVIPIFNFLDRFELSYGIIILVLTIAIKLLLMPLTWKNFVSSARMRALKPEMDAINAKHKDADPLKKQQAVMDLYRKAGVNPASGCVPMLIQLPILYAMFRFFPSSIELRQEPFLWADDLSSFDSILDLPFTIPFYGDHVSLFTLLMAASTIVYSLINQQQMPQQQGMPSMKLMLWMFPIMMLFFMNSFSSGLSYYYLLANLISILQMTVMKNWFVDEAKIRAQLVQNMRTPRKKSKWQQRLDELQKQQQQARRR